In the genome of Microbacterium endophyticum, one region contains:
- a CDS encoding CarD family transcriptional regulator produces MLFEVGETVVYPHHGAATIAEVKTRTVRGEEKIYLKLRVTQGDLTIEVPADNVDLVGVRDVIGKEGLERVFDVLRAPFTEEPTNWSRRYKANLEKLASGDVIKVSEVVRDLWRRDQDRGLSAGEKRMLAKARQILISELALAEKTDEERAGVVLDEVLAS; encoded by the coding sequence ATGCTTTTTGAGGTTGGCGAAACGGTCGTTTACCCCCATCACGGGGCAGCAACGATCGCCGAAGTGAAGACCCGGACGGTCAGAGGCGAAGAGAAGATTTATCTCAAGCTCCGAGTCACCCAGGGCGATCTAACGATTGAGGTCCCGGCCGATAACGTCGATCTCGTCGGTGTACGAGATGTGATTGGCAAAGAGGGACTCGAGCGCGTTTTCGATGTCCTCCGTGCTCCTTTCACCGAAGAGCCGACCAACTGGTCGCGTCGGTACAAGGCGAACTTGGAAAAGCTCGCGTCGGGCGATGTCATCAAGGTCAGCGAAGTCGTTCGTGACCTGTGGCGCCGAGACCAGGATCGTGGCTTGTCCGCAGGTGAGAAGCGCATGCTTGCAAAAGCGCGTCAGATCTTGATTTCTGAGCTCGCACTTGCGGAGAAGACAGACGAGGAGCGCGCAGGCGTCGTTCTCGACGAGGTGCTCGCGAGCTAG
- a CDS encoding sensor histidine kinase gives METTQLALLALLLGVIIGGSAALVVVVALRARDRQLAEASVDVPDGVRDVLAGMDDAAIVVDASGTVRAASVAAGGFGMNVGDVISDEQLRTLARAARAVDVPGAATLTLKRALAPAEPRLVSARASAISGRLVLIVVRDITERERVEQMRRDFVANTSHELKTPVGAVSLLSEAIESAADDPEQVRIFARRLNAEASRLSSLTSRIMNLSRLQAADELANVRDVSVDEIVTGAIDAQSLQADVAGVEVARGGTRGLYVRGDAQILSEALGNLVANAIAYSPRSSRVGVGVKLDGEAVEISVTDRGIGMTDAEQERVFERFYRADQARSRRTGGTGLGLSIVKHAVQRHGGEVRLWSRQGKGSTFTISLPRAKAPDDIPEPSKARKKKTKVQSTNGASL, from the coding sequence ATGGAAACGACGCAGCTCGCGCTGCTCGCCCTGTTACTCGGGGTGATTATTGGCGGGTCCGCCGCGCTCGTTGTCGTCGTCGCGCTTCGGGCGCGTGACCGACAGCTCGCCGAAGCATCCGTCGATGTACCCGACGGCGTGCGCGACGTCTTAGCGGGCATGGATGACGCGGCCATCGTGGTCGATGCATCCGGCACCGTCCGCGCGGCATCCGTCGCGGCTGGCGGGTTCGGCATGAATGTCGGCGATGTGATCAGCGACGAGCAGCTGCGGACCCTCGCCCGCGCGGCGCGTGCGGTCGATGTGCCGGGTGCTGCCACGCTCACTCTGAAACGCGCACTCGCTCCCGCCGAACCGCGTCTCGTATCGGCACGCGCGAGCGCCATCTCCGGCCGACTTGTGCTCATCGTGGTGCGCGACATCACCGAGCGTGAACGTGTCGAACAGATGCGCCGCGATTTCGTAGCGAATACAAGCCATGAACTCAAGACCCCCGTTGGTGCCGTGAGTTTGTTGTCGGAAGCAATCGAGTCGGCGGCTGACGACCCGGAACAGGTGCGGATATTCGCGCGACGCCTCAACGCTGAGGCTTCGCGACTGTCGTCGCTGACGTCGCGCATCATGAATCTTTCGCGACTTCAGGCGGCAGATGAGTTGGCAAACGTGCGAGATGTTTCCGTCGATGAGATCGTGACTGGAGCGATCGACGCGCAAAGTCTGCAAGCAGATGTCGCGGGCGTCGAAGTTGCTCGTGGTGGCACGCGCGGATTGTATGTGCGCGGCGATGCGCAGATCTTGAGCGAAGCTCTAGGCAACCTCGTCGCGAATGCCATTGCGTACTCGCCGCGCTCCTCTCGAGTGGGCGTCGGTGTGAAGCTCGATGGCGAGGCAGTCGAGATCTCTGTCACAGACCGGGGTATCGGAATGACAGATGCCGAGCAGGAGCGGGTTTTCGAGCGGTTTTATCGCGCGGATCAAGCGCGTTCTCGGCGCACCGGCGGCACCGGACTCGGCCTGTCTATCGTGAAGCACGCGGTGCAGCGGCACGGGGGAGAGGTGCGCCTGTGGTCGAGGCAGGGCAAGGGCTCGACTTTCACAATCAGCCTCCCGCGCGCCAAAGCACCCGATGACATCCCGGAGCCGTCTAAGGCACGGAAGAAGAAGACTAAAGTTCAGTCCACGAATGGAGCTTCACTATGA
- the rlmB gene encoding 23S rRNA (guanosine(2251)-2'-O)-methyltransferase RlmB, whose amino-acid sequence MELIGVLMAGKPGRPGASKGNKKGPTKGAGGKNKRSLEGRGPTPKAEDRAWHPAGKRKAAAERYAAAGGKKPSSGPQNSRPRAAKRDDDTEIVTGRNSVLEALRAKIPATAFYIAQRVEMDDRVKEMLSTATQRGIPVMEVTRPELDRMAGFDGVHQGVAIKVPPYDYPHPQDVLEKIVDSGKVPLMVALDGITDPRNLGAIIRSTGAFGGHAVILPQRRSASVNAAAWKTSAGAVARVPVALAPNLTATLKDLKKQGVFVLGLDGGGDVMLPSIELADRPVVIVVGSEGKGLSRLVAETCDQIVSIPIEAATESLNAGIAASVALYQIATFRTVAK is encoded by the coding sequence ATGGAACTCATTGGAGTATTGATGGCCGGTAAGCCAGGGCGCCCAGGCGCCAGTAAAGGTAACAAGAAGGGCCCTACAAAGGGCGCGGGCGGAAAGAACAAGCGCTCGCTTGAGGGACGTGGCCCGACGCCTAAGGCCGAGGATCGCGCGTGGCACCCTGCCGGAAAGCGTAAAGCTGCAGCCGAGCGCTACGCGGCCGCGGGAGGCAAGAAGCCATCTTCCGGCCCTCAGAACTCGCGACCGCGCGCGGCGAAGCGCGACGACGACACCGAGATCGTGACGGGCCGCAACTCGGTCCTCGAAGCGCTCCGCGCAAAGATCCCGGCGACCGCTTTCTACATTGCACAGCGCGTCGAGATGGACGATCGTGTCAAGGAGATGCTCTCGACCGCGACACAGCGCGGCATCCCCGTCATGGAGGTCACGCGCCCAGAGCTCGACCGCATGGCTGGCTTCGATGGCGTGCACCAGGGCGTTGCTATCAAAGTTCCGCCCTACGATTATCCGCACCCTCAAGATGTTCTCGAGAAGATCGTCGACAGCGGCAAGGTGCCCCTCATGGTGGCGCTCGACGGCATCACCGATCCTCGAAACCTCGGCGCGATCATTCGTTCCACCGGCGCATTCGGTGGACACGCTGTGATTCTTCCCCAGCGTCGCAGCGCGAGCGTCAACGCCGCCGCGTGGAAGACGAGCGCTGGCGCGGTAGCGCGGGTGCCAGTCGCGCTCGCTCCGAACCTCACAGCGACACTCAAAGACCTCAAGAAGCAGGGTGTCTTCGTTCTCGGACTCGACGGTGGCGGTGACGTCATGCTCCCCTCGATCGAGCTCGCTGATCGTCCGGTCGTCATCGTCGTCGGCAGCGAAGGAAAAGGCCTTTCTCGACTCGTTGCCGAAACCTGCGACCAGATCGTTTCGATTCCCATCGAAGCGGCGACTGAATCCTTGAACGCCGGCATTGCGGCATCCGTTGCGCTCTACCAGATCGCGACTTTCCGAACCGTCGCGAAGTAA
- the ispD gene encoding 2-C-methyl-D-erythritol 4-phosphate cytidylyltransferase, giving the protein MAITPVPRVAVIVVAAGSGTRLSAGAPKAFVGLDEHTILWHALRGVVRAPSAQVIVVAPADRVGDALTDVREVAGDRADLISVVEGGATRQASVNAGRMAVWPDVEIVLVHDAARALTPPDVFARVIEAIEGGAAAAIPTVPVVDTIKRVEGGQIIGVIDRSELAAAQTPQGFARLVFDAAYESSDVEFTDDAALIAESGHEVVSVEGDTLAFKITTPPDLDRARHLVSPLHAVPARRAVGPRIGVGTDVHAFGGEGTLWLAGLEWPGEAPLSGHSDGDAVAHAIVDALLSAAGIGDIGTHFGVDRPEFSGAHADAFLARTRELLLAEGWHIGNVSVQVQALRPRFSARRQEAEAALSAALGGASVSVSATTTDGLGFTGRGDGVTATAVALLQPA; this is encoded by the coding sequence GTGGCAATCACTCCTGTGCCACGTGTTGCGGTGATCGTGGTCGCTGCGGGGTCTGGGACACGTCTGTCAGCGGGCGCTCCGAAGGCATTCGTGGGGCTCGATGAGCACACTATTCTTTGGCACGCTCTCCGCGGAGTCGTTCGCGCGCCTTCAGCGCAGGTGATTGTTGTCGCGCCCGCCGATCGAGTGGGTGACGCGCTCACGGACGTCCGCGAGGTCGCCGGTGATCGTGCTGATCTCATCTCGGTCGTTGAGGGCGGAGCGACTCGACAGGCGTCCGTTAATGCCGGTCGAATGGCCGTATGGCCAGACGTTGAAATCGTGCTCGTTCACGACGCTGCGCGCGCACTGACGCCGCCGGATGTCTTCGCTCGCGTGATCGAAGCGATCGAGGGCGGTGCTGCGGCAGCGATACCGACGGTTCCTGTGGTCGACACGATCAAGCGTGTCGAGGGCGGGCAGATCATTGGCGTGATCGATCGGTCAGAATTAGCAGCCGCACAAACCCCGCAGGGCTTCGCTCGGCTCGTTTTCGACGCGGCGTATGAGTCTTCTGATGTCGAATTCACCGATGATGCCGCGCTCATCGCGGAGTCTGGTCATGAGGTCGTCTCGGTCGAGGGCGACACGCTGGCTTTCAAGATTACGACCCCGCCTGATCTTGACCGCGCGCGCCACCTCGTTTCTCCGCTGCATGCAGTCCCCGCGCGTCGGGCGGTCGGGCCACGCATCGGTGTGGGTACCGATGTGCATGCATTCGGTGGCGAGGGAACGCTCTGGTTGGCTGGACTCGAATGGCCCGGCGAAGCGCCGCTTTCCGGCCATTCCGATGGTGACGCCGTCGCACACGCGATTGTTGACGCCTTGCTTTCCGCTGCGGGAATCGGTGACATCGGCACACACTTCGGTGTAGATCGTCCGGAGTTCTCGGGCGCGCACGCTGATGCGTTTCTCGCGCGCACCCGGGAGCTTCTGCTTGCCGAAGGATGGCACATCGGCAATGTCTCGGTGCAAGTGCAGGCTCTTCGTCCGCGATTTTCAGCACGCCGACAAGAAGCTGAAGCAGCCCTCTCCGCGGCGCTCGGCGGCGCGTCAGTCTCTGTTTCAGCGACGACCACCGACGGGCTGGGATTCACCGGTCGCGGTGATGGCGTCACGGCTACCGCTGTGGCACTTCTGCAGCCTGCCTAG
- a CDS encoding response regulator transcription factor, producing the protein MTRVLIVEDEPDLADPLAYLLRREGFETEIAEDGAAALTAFRERSADIVLLDLMLPGMPGTEVCRQLRTTSSVPVIMLTAKDSEVDIVVGLELGADDYVTKPYSARELLARMRAVLRRFESADADLDEHVLSGGRVSLDIDRHTVSVGGGEISMPLKEFELLEVLMRNAGRVLTRGQLIDRVWGTDYFGDTKTLDVHIKRIRSRIEEHPSRPSMLVTVRGLGYRFEA; encoded by the coding sequence ATGACCCGCGTGCTCATTGTCGAGGACGAGCCGGATCTTGCAGATCCGCTCGCATATTTGTTGCGTCGCGAGGGCTTCGAGACCGAGATCGCCGAAGACGGTGCCGCAGCGTTGACAGCGTTTCGGGAGCGCAGCGCCGATATCGTCCTGCTTGACCTGATGCTTCCCGGCATGCCGGGAACAGAGGTCTGTCGCCAGTTGCGCACCACATCGAGCGTCCCCGTGATCATGCTGACGGCGAAGGACTCCGAAGTCGACATCGTCGTGGGACTCGAGTTGGGTGCTGACGACTATGTCACAAAGCCCTACTCGGCCCGGGAGCTGCTTGCGCGCATGCGTGCAGTACTTCGTCGCTTCGAAAGCGCGGACGCTGATCTCGATGAACACGTCTTGAGTGGCGGACGCGTTTCGCTCGACATAGATCGGCATACGGTTTCCGTCGGCGGTGGCGAGATCAGTATGCCGTTGAAAGAATTCGAGCTTCTCGAGGTTCTCATGCGCAATGCGGGGAGAGTCCTCACTCGGGGCCAGCTCATTGATCGTGTGTGGGGCACCGACTACTTCGGAGACACGAAGACTCTCGATGTGCACATCAAACGGATTCGCTCTCGCATCGAAGAGCACCCGAGCCGTCCCAGCATGTTGGTCACAGTGCGAGGTCTGGGGTACCGCTTCGAGGCGTGA
- the phoU gene encoding phosphate signaling complex protein PhoU yields MREVFQQSLADVQDRLIEIAELVAEAMAKATQSFGTSDVALAEEVIENDPVIDEKTVALDELAIDILARQQPVASDLRVVVSALRISASLERMGDIAEHIAQLTRMRFPDRAIPKGLKGTFTKMGELDVELANKLAELLRTRDVALADEIRNADDKLDELHVSVFEKVLSDSWRGEAAATVDATLASRYLERFGDHAVSVSKKIVYLATGDWVPVADDA; encoded by the coding sequence ATGCGCGAGGTTTTTCAGCAATCGCTGGCAGATGTGCAAGATCGACTCATTGAGATCGCCGAGCTCGTGGCAGAAGCCATGGCTAAAGCGACCCAATCATTCGGAACGAGTGATGTCGCGCTCGCCGAAGAAGTCATTGAAAACGACCCTGTTATTGACGAGAAGACGGTTGCGCTCGATGAGCTCGCAATCGATATTCTCGCTCGCCAACAACCCGTGGCAAGCGACCTTCGCGTTGTCGTTTCGGCGTTGCGCATCAGCGCATCGCTCGAGCGCATGGGTGACATCGCCGAGCACATCGCGCAGTTGACGCGTATGCGTTTCCCCGATCGGGCCATCCCGAAGGGCCTCAAGGGCACCTTCACCAAAATGGGTGAGCTTGATGTTGAACTCGCGAACAAGCTCGCCGAGTTGCTCCGTACGCGTGATGTCGCGCTTGCTGATGAGATTCGCAACGCCGACGACAAACTCGACGAACTGCACGTCAGCGTCTTCGAGAAGGTCTTGAGCGACTCATGGCGCGGCGAAGCTGCTGCCACCGTCGATGCAACCCTTGCAAGCCGCTACCTCGAGCGCTTCGGCGACCACGCGGTGTCAGTTTCGAAGAAGATCGTCTACCTCGCCACAGGTGACTGGGTGCCGGTAGCAGACGACGCGTAA
- a CDS encoding NAD(P)-dependent oxidoreductase, which translates to MTRIAVIGGTGYAGRHIVSEAVDRGHTVVSVARNIAAERVAGATYVEGTLLDVPSLIAELEGVEVVVVSVPARGELVGVLNTVVAELEAHLPADVRFGVVGGAGGSLVAVGGARLVDTDFPEDFKPEALEAIEVLEHLQELESARDWFFVHPAAGFGSFNPGERTGRYRDGGDVLVVDETGNSFISGEDLAVAVVDEIESPKHSRERFTVGY; encoded by the coding sequence ATGACACGCATCGCCGTCATCGGCGGAACCGGTTACGCCGGTCGCCACATCGTGAGCGAGGCCGTCGACCGTGGGCACACGGTCGTCTCCGTCGCGCGAAACATCGCGGCGGAACGCGTCGCAGGCGCAACCTACGTCGAGGGCACGCTTCTCGACGTTCCGAGTTTGATCGCCGAGCTTGAGGGCGTTGAGGTGGTCGTCGTGAGTGTCCCCGCGCGCGGTGAGCTCGTCGGTGTGTTGAACACAGTTGTCGCTGAACTCGAGGCGCATCTTCCGGCTGATGTCCGCTTCGGCGTCGTCGGTGGGGCTGGCGGCAGTCTCGTCGCCGTCGGTGGCGCGCGCCTCGTCGACACTGATTTTCCCGAGGACTTCAAGCCCGAGGCCCTCGAGGCAATTGAGGTGCTTGAACACTTGCAGGAGCTTGAATCGGCACGAGACTGGTTCTTCGTGCACCCGGCAGCCGGGTTCGGCTCTTTCAATCCGGGTGAGCGAACCGGAAGGTACCGAGACGGCGGAGACGTGCTCGTCGTCGACGAGACCGGCAACTCGTTCATCTCCGGCGAAGACCTTGCGGTGGCCGTCGTTGACGAGATCGAGAGTCCAAAGCACTCGCGCGAGCGCTTCACCGTCGGTTACTGA
- a CDS encoding phosphoglyceromutase translates to MTAPYTLILLRHGQSEWNELNLFTGWVDVRLTEQGRAEAARGGKLLAEAGLLPDVLHTSVLSRAIQTANIALDAADRLWIPVKRSWRLNERHYGALQGKDKAQTLEEFGQEQFMLWRRSFDVPPPELADDSEFSQMNDPRYAGIDGDVPRTESLKLVIDRMLPYWSSEIVPDLTAGKTVLVTAHGNSLRGVVKHLEGISDADIAELNIPTGIPLVYRLDADLKPLGPGEYLDPEAAAAGAAAVASQGKK, encoded by the coding sequence ATGACTGCGCCATACACGCTGATCCTCCTCCGCCACGGGCAGAGCGAATGGAACGAACTCAATCTCTTCACCGGGTGGGTGGATGTGCGACTCACCGAACAGGGGCGCGCTGAAGCCGCTCGCGGTGGCAAGCTCCTCGCCGAAGCGGGTCTTTTGCCTGACGTGCTGCACACCTCGGTGCTCAGCCGTGCGATCCAGACCGCGAATATCGCGCTCGACGCTGCCGACCGCCTCTGGATTCCCGTGAAGCGCTCCTGGCGCCTCAATGAGCGTCACTACGGTGCGCTGCAGGGCAAAGACAAGGCTCAGACGCTGGAAGAGTTCGGCCAGGAGCAGTTCATGCTCTGGCGTCGTTCCTTCGACGTGCCGCCCCCCGAGCTCGCTGACGACAGCGAATTCAGCCAGATGAACGATCCTCGCTATGCCGGCATTGATGGTGACGTGCCCCGCACCGAATCGCTCAAGCTGGTCATCGATCGCATGCTCCCGTACTGGTCGAGTGAGATCGTTCCCGACCTCACCGCGGGCAAGACGGTACTCGTCACGGCTCACGGTAACTCACTGCGCGGTGTCGTGAAGCACCTCGAGGGCATCAGCGATGCAGATATCGCGGAGCTCAACATTCCCACCGGAATTCCGCTCGTCTATCGCCTCGACGCCGACCTTAAGCCGCTCGGCCCGGGCGAATACCTCGACCCTGAAGCCGCAGCCGCAGGTGCCGCAGCCGTCGCGTCGCAGGGCAAGAAGTAA
- a CDS encoding GNAT family N-acetyltransferase: MPTIEIRIDDLSGEGVRALVQSHLTSMHATSPADSCHALDVDQLRHPSVTFWSAWIGDSVAGIAALKVLDSDRGEIKSMRADDKFRGDGVGRALLRHIIATARDKGLSSLWLETGTAPEFTPATRLYASEGFVDCGPFDEYLEDPHSRYMTASL; encoded by the coding sequence GTGCCAACCATTGAGATCCGCATCGACGATCTTTCCGGTGAAGGTGTGCGCGCGCTCGTTCAATCCCACCTCACGTCGATGCACGCCACGTCTCCCGCCGACAGCTGCCACGCTCTCGACGTCGACCAGCTGCGGCATCCCTCGGTCACGTTCTGGTCAGCATGGATAGGCGACAGCGTTGCCGGAATCGCCGCGCTCAAGGTACTCGACTCTGATCGAGGTGAAATCAAGTCGATGCGCGCCGATGACAAATTTCGCGGCGATGGCGTTGGCCGAGCTCTCCTTCGTCACATCATCGCGACGGCACGGGACAAGGGGCTGTCGTCACTGTGGCTCGAAACCGGAACGGCACCCGAATTCACACCAGCGACTCGCCTCTATGCGAGTGAAGGGTTCGTCGATTGCGGCCCGTTCGACGAGTACCTCGAAGACCCGCACTCTCGCTACATGACCGCGAGCCTGTAA
- a CDS encoding DUF4032 domain-containing protein: protein MPKSLTITASSIDPGLLSLPWATPLADWPSSAIVYLPKGLSRHLVRFANLSGRVVAIKETTAEMARREYDMLGNLTRLAVPCVDRFAVIGGRTDASGEPLPAALVTAHLRFSLPYRALFTQVLRPHTATRLVDALALLLVRLHNVGFFWGDVSLSNTLFRRDAGSFAAYLVDAETGELHEGGLTEGQRMHDLDVARTNIAGEIMDLEAGGRLEGGIDAVAIADGIMSSYHALWAALTDQETFAANESWRITERVQRLNELGFDIGEMSIETTNDGTKVSIQPKVVDAGHHQRRLLRLTGLDVEENQARRLLNDLDEFRARISRLGDDEEMVAHEWLTRVFEPVVKAIPFDLRSKLEPAEVFHQVLEHRWYMSQERGKAAPLAEVLTSYVENVLRFRRDEATVMGPPTETVSMPIISDDAPLEQDDEADSIDWRDLV, encoded by the coding sequence ATGCCCAAGTCGTTGACGATCACAGCGAGTTCGATCGACCCTGGCTTGCTATCATTGCCGTGGGCTACCCCATTGGCTGATTGGCCGAGTTCGGCAATCGTGTATCTCCCCAAGGGTCTTTCGCGTCACCTCGTTCGCTTCGCAAACCTGTCTGGCCGGGTCGTTGCGATCAAAGAGACCACCGCCGAGATGGCACGGCGCGAATACGACATGCTCGGCAATCTCACGCGCCTTGCTGTGCCGTGCGTTGATCGATTCGCGGTCATCGGTGGTCGCACAGATGCCTCTGGCGAGCCGCTTCCGGCGGCTCTCGTCACAGCGCACCTCCGGTTCTCACTCCCCTACCGCGCACTGTTCACGCAGGTGCTTCGACCACACACCGCTACGCGTCTTGTCGATGCTCTCGCGCTGCTGCTCGTGCGACTCCACAACGTGGGTTTCTTCTGGGGCGACGTTTCACTGTCGAACACACTCTTTCGCCGGGATGCCGGCAGCTTCGCGGCCTATCTCGTCGACGCCGAGACCGGCGAATTGCACGAAGGCGGCCTCACCGAAGGTCAGCGCATGCACGATCTTGATGTCGCGCGCACGAACATCGCGGGCGAGATCATGGATCTTGAAGCCGGTGGACGATTGGAAGGCGGCATAGACGCCGTCGCGATAGCAGACGGCATCATGTCGTCGTATCACGCACTCTGGGCTGCCCTTACCGACCAAGAGACGTTCGCAGCCAACGAGTCGTGGCGCATCACAGAGCGGGTACAGCGCCTCAACGAACTGGGATTCGACATCGGGGAGATGTCGATCGAGACCACGAACGACGGCACGAAGGTGTCGATTCAGCCGAAGGTCGTCGACGCCGGCCACCATCAGCGCCGACTGCTGCGACTAACGGGCCTCGACGTAGAAGAAAATCAGGCTCGCCGTCTCCTCAACGATCTCGATGAGTTCCGCGCGCGCATCTCGCGACTCGGCGACGACGAAGAGATGGTCGCCCACGAGTGGCTCACCCGCGTGTTCGAGCCGGTCGTTAAGGCAATCCCCTTCGACCTGCGCTCAAAGCTCGAACCTGCCGAGGTTTTTCACCAGGTGCTCGAACACCGTTGGTATATGTCACAAGAGCGCGGCAAGGCTGCGCCGCTTGCTGAGGTTCTCACCTCGTACGTCGAGAACGTCTTGCGATTCCGGCGAGACGAAGCGACAGTGATGGGGCCTCCCACTGAAACTGTGTCGATGCCGATCATCAGTGACGATGCTCCGCTCGAGCAAGATGATGAGGCTGACAGCATCGACTGGCGCGACCTCGTCTGA
- the cysS gene encoding cysteine--tRNA ligase, whose amino-acid sequence MTLRLYDTKMRSLRDFVPLEADSVSVYVCGATVQSGPHIGHLRAALSFDILRRWLQDRFGRVIFVRNVTDIDDKVLANATDDEPWWALAYRVEREFTSAYEAIGILPPTYEPRATGSIPQMIELIAELIERGHAYAADGDVYFDVASWPAYGELTRQSIDAMEPAADSDPRAKRDPHDFALWKARKEDEPGDASWSSPWGMGRPGWHIECSAMSRRYLGSEFDIHGGGLDLRFPHHENELAQSTAAGDGFARYWVHNGLLTVGDQKMSKSLGNFLLAADVLAERDPLVVRYALAAAHYRSSLDLTPVSFDEASAALERISTFVKRSIAANGTVSAGSLPDDFVRAMDDDLNVPEALAVVHRLVREGNAALDAGDKSAAAVAAAEVTGMMGTLGIAVGNDSNARTGAAEASALDVLVQSMIAQRAEARAAKDWSAADRVRDAIGAAGIVLEDTPDGTHWSIDGR is encoded by the coding sequence GTGACTCTCCGGCTATACGACACCAAGATGCGCTCATTGCGCGATTTCGTGCCGCTCGAAGCTGACTCTGTCTCAGTTTATGTGTGCGGTGCAACGGTGCAATCGGGGCCGCATATCGGGCACCTCCGTGCGGCTCTCAGCTTCGACATCCTGCGTCGCTGGCTGCAGGATCGCTTTGGTCGCGTCATCTTCGTGCGAAATGTCACCGATATCGATGACAAGGTTCTCGCCAACGCGACGGATGATGAGCCCTGGTGGGCGCTTGCATATCGAGTTGAACGAGAGTTCACGAGCGCTTATGAGGCCATCGGAATTTTGCCCCCGACGTACGAACCGCGCGCAACGGGCAGTATTCCGCAGATGATCGAGCTCATCGCGGAACTCATCGAGCGCGGTCATGCCTATGCTGCCGACGGTGACGTCTATTTCGATGTTGCGTCATGGCCGGCATATGGCGAGCTCACCCGCCAGTCCATCGATGCGATGGAACCCGCCGCGGATTCGGATCCGCGCGCAAAGCGTGATCCTCATGACTTCGCTCTATGGAAGGCGCGTAAAGAGGATGAACCGGGGGATGCCAGTTGGTCATCGCCGTGGGGCATGGGACGGCCAGGGTGGCACATCGAATGCTCTGCGATGTCGCGACGTTACCTTGGCTCCGAGTTCGATATCCATGGTGGCGGTCTCGATCTGCGATTCCCGCACCATGAAAATGAGCTTGCGCAGTCCACCGCCGCCGGAGACGGCTTCGCCCGGTACTGGGTGCACAATGGTCTCCTGACTGTTGGCGATCAGAAGATGTCGAAATCGCTCGGTAATTTCTTGCTGGCCGCTGATGTGCTGGCCGAGCGGGATCCACTCGTCGTGCGGTACGCGCTAGCGGCAGCGCATTACCGCTCAAGCCTTGACCTGACGCCCGTCTCTTTCGATGAGGCCTCCGCTGCGCTCGAACGAATCAGCACTTTCGTCAAGCGCTCGATAGCCGCGAACGGGACGGTGTCTGCTGGATCGCTGCCCGACGATTTCGTACGTGCGATGGATGACGACCTTAACGTTCCGGAGGCTCTCGCCGTCGTGCACCGACTGGTCCGCGAGGGTAATGCTGCCCTTGACGCGGGCGACAAAAGTGCCGCCGCTGTAGCCGCAGCCGAAGTTACTGGCATGATGGGAACCTTGGGGATTGCTGTCGGCAACGACAGCAACGCGCGAACGGGTGCGGCTGAGGCATCCGCTCTTGACGTTTTGGTTCAGAGCATGATCGCTCAACGTGCCGAAGCGCGCGCCGCAAAGGATTGGTCCGCTGCAGATCGTGTCAGAGACGCGATCGGTGCTGCGGGCATCGTTCTGGAGGACACTCCAGATGGAACTCATTGGAGTATTGATGGCCGGTAA
- a CDS encoding DNA modification methylase, translated as MKSRLIASLVVSAAVVVGTTGCSMITPASTTVPYSPSDGINIPNESGPVEIRNVLIVTNEEGTEGNLVAALVNTSDQAQTVTLDIGEAGSSNTQRLRIPAGSNVSLGAEGTAPLLLTDLDTAAGATLPITFQSGTSTGITVDIPVLNGDLSYLSDLVP; from the coding sequence GTGAAATCGCGCCTCATCGCGTCGCTCGTCGTGAGCGCTGCCGTTGTCGTCGGAACGACAGGATGCAGCATGATCACGCCGGCGTCCACGACAGTCCCCTACTCGCCCTCGGATGGCATCAACATTCCGAACGAGAGCGGGCCAGTCGAGATTCGTAACGTCTTGATCGTCACAAACGAAGAGGGCACAGAGGGAAACCTCGTAGCCGCCCTGGTGAACACGTCAGACCAAGCCCAAACCGTGACACTCGACATCGGAGAAGCGGGTAGTTCGAACACGCAGCGTCTTCGCATTCCCGCGGGAAGCAACGTGAGCTTGGGAGCCGAAGGAACGGCACCTTTGCTTCTCACCGACCTCGACACCGCGGCTGGTGCGACGCTTCCGATTACGTTCCAGTCCGGCACCTCGACTGGCATCACCGTCGACATTCCCGTTTTGAACGGCGATCTTTCTTACCTTTCCGACCTGGTGCCGTAA